aatagttgtacactgacgtaatgttcttaaatggtaacagaaagtctcagtgataaatatcaacccctgccttaaaggatgtttcccgatcttcctcctctagagaatcctccgcaatcacgaaatacgtgaaaaattttttttcttacccaagtcgaaatgctcgcttaattgcttgcccgtcatccacccatcaagaatcctccgcattcgtgcaattatgagagcatttcgactcgagcgtgaaaaagatagtttaacttgttgcgtgatcgcGGCTAaaacgattctcaagataaggaagaaggttcacgaaacatcctttctgGATAGAATGGtctgtccatgggaagaggaggacgaggaggaggaggaggatgatgaggacgacgaggagtggtcatgtccatggggagggttctttctcggttatttatggtgtgaattccacgagcagtcgactcttcatatccgagaaaaaaagttaaacgtcATGATGcccgacatcgatcgatgagaacgaacgggtgttcggaaaaTTGTGTTACCggcataaattttaatgccgccattaattcttatgcacgggataccataacctcgccACCGCCACGCGCACCCGCCAAAgaattcggatcaaacgaaaaagatcaccgcttttacgcagagactttgagaatttacacgttaatatgaatagttatacatgtaaagataacgttaaacggagatgggaagtattacacggatatgacaattattaaaacatattaataaaatatttaaacgttaaaccaagcagaaaagcccttcaaaaaggttgaacatgatgtgattttggcgctttcctttcccaccatttttcgtgggccaaaaatgggatttcacaacatggacccatttgaagtgaacggtagggggtaaaagggaagttaaacactaacggaagggctgtccggggtgtgcaaaagtaggagggggtttttgggaagttttgaaaattacgaggagtgaacagtaattttccctacaactaatgagagcttatcatttataatttcattaattaatgaatgattattttattttatttgaaaagatgtctaattaatgaaatagtttctcattagtaaagtggtgtgtttatttaatgaaatggtgtctcattaatgaaataatatgtCTTTTTATTGAAGTGGTATAATGAAGTGatgtgtctttttaaatgacactcattattgaagtggtgtgtcttttaactaaacaccacttcattcctataaaaaaaaaatctcctatcatcattcaagttaattgaatgacaaacaaactcctcacaagttcatttgctttgttctttgagtgcacaaaagatagaagcaaactttactttgtaaaagccattgttgtctttgcttgagtttggaagtgcaaaccatactcaagggtcttcattgtatcctaaaggaaattcaccattcaatccattttgcatccaaggtttgaaattaggtggaggcgaattaagcctaaaggaaagtgtttcccacgctgtgaagacttgtgcactactttctttctaatctctttctctttattcctcaaagaaccatcCCCACCAACATTTTCCATCCTCCTCACCTGCGTTACCCCTAAATCTACCACCAATTCCACTTACCATAGCCAAAGTGTCAACAAGGAAAGCCCTTTCTCATTGCTCTTAGCCAGCTGCGAAGCATGGCGGCAATCATAGATGGAGAACAAGTACAAGACCTAAGGAAGACGGCATTGGTGGAAAAGGGAGCTGAATCAGAGAAGCTTGGCCCCATCTACCACAGAGGACATTTGAATGGAAGCCTAATTGGGATTCTCCCGGCCTCTTACTcggagaagatgaagataaagatgTAGATGAATGGCATTGCATCAAAGGACGAGAGAAAACGAGAGGTTTATATAAACCAGAGAAGGAACAAAGTCGGGCAATGAGCGTCTCCGCCATTGCCGTCCTTTACGCTTCCACGATGaagtccatttttttttaaaaaaatccctgttaattattattattattattattattcactattttgatattttaaatatttttttttatctatttcatgtgtttttttttataaatattcatgtgtttttttttataaatattcatgtgttttttttataaatatggatgaactattttttttttttttaaaaaaaagacaaagcagaaaaataaaatgacaaataGTCTACAATAGAATAGGAAAGAAATTTAAAAGCTCacaaaatgataattaaaaccTTGAAATAGACAATATATAGAAACATCCTATATCCACTAAGGGTGGATGGAAGTAAACTAGAAccacaaaataaaagcaaataaagaCTGAAAATTGAGAAAGTTAGATGGCGCCAGTGTTAGGAAGATCAAGTGTTCATTTCTTCAAGCATGAAAGCCAGAGATCTCACAAAGGCGAGGGTCTTTTTAATCATAAAGAATGACTCCTTAAATGTGGTCTTTTGGGAATCCGATATTGTATTTATCCAAACAATAAgcatatgatcaattttatatatagaCAATAGATAAGTTGATGTTATATATGAGAAAATGTGATTATTCTGTTAGAATTAAATGATCCACCAAATGGCACAAGTGAGGAGGTTTCCTAGCCCAAAAATACTAGAGTATCTATTAGTGACCCATAAGGACCTtgtcacgtcccgacccgcGGATGAGGCACGCGACAACCATCACGACAATCCTGTGGAAAGATACACTCCATCCAACTCTCGAATTGCAGTAAGGCttacaagaaagaaaacatgctCATACTTATCCACtattatcaaagaaaaataatagatcACACAAATAATTCCAGAAAGGTTCActcaaacaaatacaaagaGATGAAATGTATGCCAGAAAGAATAGAACAATAACTCACACAACGGTAAAATACAAGAAtagaaaataatagataataaacAACAAGTCAAACTCTATATCAGCCTAGTGGATCCACTAAACATGCTTAACAAAATAGTAAGGCCCAAATCGATCATTACCGGATGTAGACTACCCTGCACAACTCCTAACGCACCACTACTGTGCTAAGCTGGACCTGGGAAAAGAGGTCAGTGGGAGGGACAAATACGCGACACATTAGAGTAATAATGTCATACAAGAATATCAACATCAATGCTCAATATCCAAGTAATAGCGACAATAACAATGAtcacaataacaataataataataataataatcataataataataataaaataaataataagaataataaattaaagtaatttaataaaaattagacaTATCCATTTTCTACGCAGcaaaaaaactttcaaaatattgatatctgaataatataaaaatattttaagataatCCAAccaagtttaattaaaaaaaatatttttaaagctAACAAAACATTTAACAGAAGCTGACCAAACTAAAATTAACCAGCGACTCTTCGCATGATCCCGCCAATGAttttatcaattaataaaaagtcCTCCACTTGGCGTTGGTCTCTGGTGTTTCGGATCGTAAAACATGAAGCTGGCCAAAACACATCTGACCTGGCTATGGCCACGACCAAGTACCACCAAAGGTTTTCATGCGTTCTTTAACAAAAGCTTTACCTTGGCGTTGGCCATTGAGATCttcgtgtggtgaccccgggtttctcacttAAATGAACCTTGTCAATGGCTCTACACATCTCTTGATCAGGGGTTAACTTagggttgaccacgccgcctcctATTAGGTCAGATCGTGAGACCCCCATTGAAGTGTCGGACAAATGTCCTTAGTCACCATCAAAGTCAATTACAACAATGTAAttttttccaatttccaattaAAGGAATTCATCACACAAATGCCGAATTAAACCATATTCCCTTGGAATATAGATACATATGCATAAGAGATATTTCCTTCAAAATAAATACACTTTGAAAAGAAATTTACACATAactagcaaaaataaaatagacatAATTATTTGTGTAACTTAGCATATACCTGAACATAATACGAGtttcaaatttcaaacatttataaataaagtaattaTCCGCATTTGGCCTTTCAACATACCAAAACTACTAGTGAAACCTGCAAAACTTTATTAGAAAGGATGATAGCATCATGACCATATTATATCAATAAAGAGCATACATGAATTCACGAATGaactttcaaaaccctaatgttattGTGTAAGTATTATTATCCACTCACAGACAAACTCTCCCAAATAGTTGTTTTCACTCTTTCGCGAGCTCCTCCCCATACTCAGAGGTTGTTCTGCCTAGCAAGCAAGAACATCACACATGAAAATGATAgaaacaacaaaacacaaaaaaagacACGCTCGACTCCCCTAATCCACGCGATTTGGGCGCCATTCGACTCAAATGATGTCCAAATtaaccacaacaagaaccaataGGTTCTTGACACTAACATCTATGATTCTACCCAAAATTTGGgaagaaacaaaacaagttttcaaaaagaaatctaTGTATGAGTATTTTACATCACAAGGCAACCATTTTACTATTCAAACCCAAGCCAAAAACTCACAAGATTACCCTAAACTTCTAGGGCTTCCTAAGCATACATCTAAGCATGAACTCAAGATCAAATTCCATGAAATTCAACTTACCACCCAAAAAAGATGTAGGAGTGGAGAACTCAATGGCATGAAGAAAAAGAGTCAGAGGAATGAAGCATGATGGtgcaaggaagaagatgaatagaggaaaaaaaatatcgGCCAAAATAAAGCACCAAGCCAAGTTTAACACTCATTAATCAAGGGTTAACATAACATAACTATAGTGAATAGTTTTCAATGAATTGAAATCTCAATTCACATCCAAACCAAATGAATGGCTGAATTTTTCAAGCAGTTAACATTCCTACAAAAACGATCAAACTTTTCTAACTTGGTTAAAACTTGGGTtttgacaagtaaaaaataatcaaaactaGTTAAATTTGTTAAACAACGCGTTGAATCAAGAAAATGAATACCAAACTCATTTTCAAGTAAAATGGAACATTTCCATGCTCAAAAATCGAAAAAAAATATCAGTTCGGGATACCATATATTTTGACTATAGCACCAAAGAACCCATTACCTTGGATTTCAGTCAAATTTCACATGAAGACCACTATGTCAACGTGTAAAAAGGCCACTGCTGCAAAATGACCAATCTACCCTTAAAATATGCATGAATGCCTAATGAGAACCAAGGTCCAAAATTAGGACCGTGTTTCACAGACATAACTTCCTCAAGAGAGGCTGCAGTGTTCAAGATATCGAAAAGGGCACACTAAACCATATCACTAGGGTTAAAATTTTGTCGTTCAAATCTAATCAAttgaaagatttttatttttggagagACAATCACtttttcaaaatgatttatttcatgttaaattataacaatatatgaataataaatacGCGGTTAAAAGTATTTTCAAAAGATATAACTATAGAaaaccattttttaaaaacaatttttccaATGTAACTTAacgttttatttatttcatttagaACAGCGCAGACATACCATTATGTTTGCGCGGGTGTAGTTAATGTTAATAATAAGTTAAAGTGACcacaaaactttaaaaaaaccaCACGCGGATAGCACGTGCGGGTGCAGGCATATATTTGAAAGGAAGTCTCTCTCGTCTCAACGGGAggccatttcttttctttttttttttgttttttcatctcttcttcccaaaatatcacaaattttattttagatctTGAACCCAAAAATCCCATCTCTTCTCTCTTTCGATCCCGATCTCTTCGATCTCTCATTGCTCGAATCCATGGATGCGCTGAGGAAGCAGGCCACCAGGCTCCGGGAACAGGTCGCCAGGCAGCAGCAGGTCTTTTTAATCCCATTGaatccatctttttttttttaaaaaaaaataatttttattcttgatttgttGTTTTAGGGTTgtgattatttgaatttttgtgttttgattgggGATTTTGACGGATTGGTTctatcttgtatttttttgttatcatgTTTATTGGATTTAGGTTTTGGTTGTAGTTTGGGGAGGATTTGGGGGAGATTGGAGTGTAGTGCGCTTGGAGGATtgtgtttctagggttttggttgTTTTTCGTGTTGATTTGGGGTCTTTGGTGGCTTAGATTGTTGTGACATTTTCTTTGGCCGAGGATTCGTAGGGTTGGGTCAATcaaggttgattttgttaatttttggagCTTGATTTGGCTAATTCTTCTGTTCGATAGAGCTTGGTCAATCAAGGTGATAGagagtgagttttttttttcttctccttgagGATCCTGGCAAgagatttttaatttgtgttaagTGCAAACCCTATGTTGTAGGTTTTCATGTTCTTGAAACTAAAGTTTATAGTGGGGGGAGTTTGCTATGCAGGTTTGTGGTGAAGTTGGCAAAGCTGATGGTCTTGATCCTTTTATCTCACCTGCCAGTGTAATATTTAGCAGACCTGTGCTATTAGAGTTTTTTCTTGGTTGTTGTTCATTATTCTTTTTTGATTTTGAGGCTCTCTGAAGGCTTCCATTGGTCTTCATCATCCTTAATTCCATTCTCCACTCCATGTTAATTGGATGCCGTTTGTTTTGGTTTGGTGTTTTACGATGCAAGCTGTTTTTGCTTATCGAGTTTTATATGTCATTGAATCACAGGAACTTCGTGGTTTGTTCCTATATATGGATCTTTGCTTCTTAATAAGCTATTCACCTTAGGAGCATGTGCTGATCCTtggtttgaaatattttatacatGCATAATTATAATATGGTATTAATGATCAGCACTGTGAAGACgattcttttttaataattctcCATATGAGCATGTGCAGACGATTCtgttttaataatttcttatgGCATTAATGATCAGATATGTTGAGTAAATGATTGTGAAACATCAACCATATTGTTAAATCGACCATGGTTGATTATGTTCCTTACCCAGGGCGTGTTCACGTGCATGATTATTCTAGTCTTAATTGTATCTATCTAGTACACTGACTATTATGTGCATTTGCTCTTAGTCTTCGCAAATGCATTTATTTTGAGCATGTAAATTGTTTATTCATGGTAGTAGCATTTGTTTCCTACTCTGGAAGTTGGTTGGTGTTAATGCATAGTCCTATTTCCTTAAGATCGTTTTGAGTGACATTAAAGAGCTTGGCACTTCTTTGATTTCAGTACCACGGTTTATGAATCGTGGAAAATCATCTCTGACATGGTTTGAACCTTTAATAAGTGGTTGCTAAGAGTTATATGATTTCTGCATGTGAATTATTTGTGCTCCATATCGTGTCATTACTGCAGAATACCTTTTTAATATCGACCTTCTggttaatttaattcatattgCTTGACTGAATGATTTTCgatttcttcctttctttttgttgtttgttgtgttttAGCTGTGTTTATGCATCTTATTAAGATGATAGCATGAGAATACTTTATCATTTATGTctagcatttttttttcctgttgtCAAAGAATGGATTCCACTTCTACATATTGTTGTGGTTGAAATACTTTGGATTGCTTATTAGAAAGTACAGTTAGTTGCGTGATTGAATTGTCTGGAACTTTTGAGCTTTCTTCTTGGCAAATAAGTGTGCAAGAGATCTAAAttgcatgaattaaaaaaaaatttaaatgtaaaataCGCTGCATCTTATTATCTTCTTCAGTATAGATGACCGGCTACCTGCACCTAGGAAATACAGAGAATCAGTGTATCCTAGCATTTTCTTCATGGACAAAAAATATTGCTGTTGTTTGAAATTTATTGGAGGATGTGTTCCATCCTTTGTGCGGAAAAGTGAATCATTCTTATTACCTTTTCACATTTTAATTTCTAGATGTGTAATTGATGATAGAACTTATTAAATCTATCTTTGATAGTGGTAGCAATGAAGCTTTGGTGCAGACACATAGGAGATTGACCATATAAATTATGTAGGAAAACCATCAATCCCTATGTCATCCATCTGCATACATCCCTAGTTAATACCACTTGCTCTTTATATCTTTAACCCTCATATCACTAGCTCTCTGTATCATTTTGAGCCTTTCCTTTGTCATTTTTGGCAAACCAACATAAATCTTCTTACCCCACCCTATTAGTAAAAGACTATTTGTGGTTTAGTAGTTAAGCTATCATACGTAGTTTTCtgtctttctcatctttgtttccCTTGAAACTGCTCCTAATTTATTGTGGATAATTTtgttaattcaaattttttttgtcagaAGCATTTGACTTTCTTGCACTTAATTAATGAATATCTTGGGGAAGGGTAGAAGAATGTGACCTACCATGGGACATCCAATGCATTACAAATGTATGATCATTATGCTTCAACTAGGTTATTCCATTTCACCtcttatagaaaaaaaaaagaaaggaaaatactTAATAATACGGCAAGACATTTATACTAAACTTCTACAGCTAAGCTAGTTTCTTAGTTTCACTTACCTAAAACCTAATATCTTATTCCATAATTTTAGCCGAGGTGAGGCTAAGTGGCCTTGTAACCTTTAtgtacttttgtttttgtacaTTCTTGGGGCAAGAGACTTGGTGGCAACAAGAAGAATGATATATTGTTTGATCATGGAAACGCCATGTCAGGTGCACCTATCAGAACCGGAACAGATCAATTACCTTTCAAGGTTAGAGGATTAAAGCACCGCAAGTCCTTCAACCAATTCCACTGGCCTCCCATAAGGAGGTATTCAATGCTGGATTAAATTGTCTGGTCCACCTTTTGCATGTACCTCCCTCAAGCTTAGGAAAGATAGTTTCATTTGGGTCCAACCAATTTTGACTGGATCCACGTCTATCCAGTCCATTAATTTACATCTGATCCTGCGGATAGATCCAATTCCTCTGCTTGCGATTTCCTGAGCACACGCAATGGAGCTGTAGACAATCAAGTGAAATccaatatacaaaataatttgatCTTTGGATAGCATCATTGTGGTAAAGGTCGGAATGCTGAAGGGATTGTTACCGCAAGGCATAGAGGGGGAATTCATAACCCTTAGTTAATGGATATCATGTTTCTTCATATTCCAAAAATCTGAACAATAAATATCAACCTTGTAGAACTGACCTTTCAATTTCGAAGAGACACTATGAATAAAAGTTTCATATTTATCTTGTCTATCAAAAGCATCATGATCACTAGATTCAATATTTGCAGGCTGTGTTTAAGCAATTTGGAGGTGGTGGTTATGGAAATTCAGATTTAATTACTGATGAGGCAGAACTCCATCAACATCAAAAACTAGAAAAGCTTTACATATCAACCCGTGCTGGCAAGGTTAGCTATCTTCTGAAAGTCTATTAGAGACTATTCTGATGATTTCTAACCCATTATTGTTATTCCAGCATTTTCAAAGGGATATTGTAAGGGGTGTCGAAGGTTACATAGTAACTGGTTCCAAACAAGTTGAAATCGGTATATTTGCGTAATTATATTTTACTTTGgtgtttgaaattttgttttatccTTTCTAAGTGTATTCCCTTTCAGGTAGTAAATTATCTGAAGATAGCAGGAAGTATGGTGCTGAAAACACCTGTACAAATGGAAATACATTATCAAAAGCTGCATTGAGTTTTGGCAAAGCTCGTGGCCTAATGGAAAAAGAGCGGGGGAATCTCCTGAAAGCTCTTGGCACCCAGGTTTGGTTTTGTTCTTTGCGGATGTTATATATCCCATTCTAAGTGTTCTGCTGATTTCAATAAAACTTGGAAGCAAATTAAAGTGGAACTTGTTGGGTTAGGCTAAGTTCAGTGACCTTTAATATTTCGCCTGCCTCTCACTGTAGGAAGCAGTTGCTATTTTTTCCTGTAATCCTGAGATAATGAGAAGAAAAGATACAGGGACTAGTAGGTTGCATGGAGAGGCAGATAGGTTAATGTGTCTTGTTATTTTGACAACTGGGATTATACATTTCTCGCTCTCATTTTCCCCTATAATTGAAGCATTACAAATCCATATTTAAGATTGTTCTCTCACCATATAAATTAAGGCTATTAATGTTATTTTGACAGCTGGGATTATACATTTCTCGCTCTCATTTTCCCTATATTATTGAAGCACACAAATCCATATTCTATGATTGCTCTCTCACCATATAAATTAAGGCTATTAATGTTTATCATTTTAGGTGAAACTAGGTTATAGTTGTCAATCTTTTCTCCTTTTGAATTCCTTTGTTgttgaaattattatatttattgcttCAAGTTCCAATATTTTTGACTGCTTAGGTTGCAGAACCATTAAGAGCAATGGTTATGGGTGCTCCATTGGAAGATGCTCGTCACCTTGCTCAGCGTTATGACAGGATGCGGCAAGAAGCTGAAGCTCAGGTACTATTATTAGACAGTAGCTCACCTGATTTTTGATGTAATTTGTGGTCTTATTTGATATACTGAGTGCATATTTTCATCATATATGAACTAATTTGCGTACAGCCTTGTAGGGGTggttttggttttcttcttttgatttgtCACACTTAaacttgttttgttttaatctCTTAAGGTACTGGTAACATTATCCACTTGAATCCATTTGCAGGCTATTGAAGTTTCAAAACGGCAAGCAAAAGTACGAGAAGCTCCAGGCAATGTTGATAATAATTTGAAGTTGGAAGCTGCTGAATCTAAGCTGCAAGAACTGAAGTCAAACATGACTGTGCTGGGTAAGGAAGCTGCTGCAGCTATGACCGCTGTTGAAGGTCAACAGCAGAGATTAACTTTGCAACGGCTTATGGCGATGGTACAATTTTCTTCTATTGAAGCAagctatatatttttcttgattgaaaTGAGCGAGTCATACTCCGTTTTATCTGTAACATTGTAGATTGAATCAGAGCGTACTTATCATCAAAGAATGCTGCAAATCCTTGATCAGCTTGAAGGGGAGGTACAATTCCATTCCATGGAACAGTTTTGCAAAGATGCCAATTATTTTAACATAGATATCCTTAACTTTGCATCTTTGACTCTTGACATGATATGACAGATGGTATCAGAACGGCAAAGAATCGAAGCATCTCCAAGTCCAGTTTTGGAGAACCCTGCACCACCACCTCCATCATATGAGGAAGCCAATGGCATGTTCTCACCCCACCCAAGGGATGGCACAACCGATGCCATGGGCTACTTCTTAGGCGAGGTAATTTATGTTACTAATATATTATTCTCAAGCCATTGAAACATATTATTTGTAGTTATTTGATGCAAAATGCACCTAATAATTTTCATCTCCAATATACTTCTCCATCCACAACATGCAGGTCATGCACTCATTTCATGCCGAGTCAGAAGCAGAACTTAACTTATCAGTTGGTGACTTTGTTGTTGTAAGAAAGGTAAGAATCTCTTTTAAGTTGTTCCATGCTTAAACCCGACctaattaactaattaactGCATATGTTTTTCACCCCCTGCCATTGCTTATACGGAAACTGCTCATGACCGATCACAGGTTTCAAACAATGGTTGGGCCGAAGGCGAATGCAAGGGGAAAGCAGGATGGTTTCCTTTTGTGTACGTTGAGAAACGCGATCGAGTTCTTGCTAGCAAAATGGCTGAAGTCTTCTGAGCTGCTGTTATACTTCAATTAAGCTGTAGACTTAGGCTTGTATTCTTGTGCCGATGAGCTTATATAAACATGAAGCTAAGTAGAAATCATATGTATACTTGGGTGGATTCTACCTGTGTTTTATTCACTCTCATTGTTGGGTTTGTGGTTTTGTGAACAAGTCCATGAATCatatttttgaaccaaatgctcacatatatatatatatatatatttatgtatgtatatttgttttcacCTGTTAAATCAAATGGCAGCAGAAAATGTTacaatttttcagttttgtacaattttgaaaaattagattGCAGGAGTTTATGATGTTGTTGGATGTATGAAGTCCTTAGCTTGTGCATTTTGTAGGATTAGCGTGTTCAGTTACATTTTTCTTCAAACATTTTGTATTTCTAACACTTAATATGTCATGATTGCAAAGCAAAATCTTTGACATCTTGACATATTGCTTTATGGTATTTTTAgagtatgatatatataaaaaaaaggggaaagtCTAAAAAAACCTCTTAtggtttcttatttttgtaaaataaagatagaatttttttttctatgatcCGTTACTAAactattaatgatattaactcaTATATTACTAAGCTATTTAAAAGCCAGTTTAAATGACatagaaacatatatatttttaaaatttattaatttttctcaaaattttattaaaaaaaaattttaaatcccaaaaatcaaacaaaatcatattgaaaataatgtattatatgccacatagtattttttttatatgaatagaTAAATTTCCCCCTAAAAAAAACGTTAACACCAttgatggttttcttttttttacaaata
This genomic stretch from Dioscorea cayenensis subsp. rotundata cultivar TDr96_F1 unplaced genomic scaffold, TDr96_F1_v2_PseudoChromosome.rev07_lg8_w22 25.fasta BLBR01001193.1, whole genome shotgun sequence harbors:
- the LOC120255786 gene encoding SH3 domain-containing protein 2, which encodes MDALRKQATRLREQVARQQQAVFKQFGGGGYGNSDLITDEAELHQHQKLEKLYISTRAGKHFQRDIVRGVEGYIVTGSKQVEIGSKLSEDSRKYGAENTCTNGNTLSKAALSFGKARGLMEKERGNLLKALGTQVAEPLRAMVMGAPLEDARHLAQRYDRMRQEAEAQAIEVSKRQAKVREAPGNVDNNLKLEAAESKLQELKSNMTVLGKEAAAAMTAVEGQQQRLTLQRLMAMIESERTYHQRMLQILDQLEGEMVSERQRIEASPSPVLENPAPPPPSYEEANGMFSPHPRDGTTDAMGYFLGEVMHSFHAESEAELNLSVGDFVVVRKVSNNGWAEGECKGKAGWFPFVYVEKRDRVLASKMAEVF